The Chryseobacterium nakagawai genome has a segment encoding these proteins:
- a CDS encoding helix-turn-helix domain-containing protein, which produces MENQVKVLRERMNMTQNELAESSGLSLRTVQRIEAGNILKGFTLKALAQALNVQPEDLITTAKEVIDVQRAKKINFSALAGLIIPYGGIIIPAVLTYQTRDLKNRELGKSILCIQIIISVIFSVLMIISPFIQKLFPFTFPLFIIPLILFLGLKLFIIIMNGISLNKIQELSIKLKTNFL; this is translated from the coding sequence ATGGAAAACCAGGTTAAAGTTTTGCGAGAGCGCATGAATATGACACAAAATGAACTTGCTGAGAGTTCGGGACTTTCCCTTCGAACAGTTCAGAGAATTGAAGCCGGAAATATTCTAAAAGGATTTACCTTAAAAGCACTTGCCCAGGCTTTAAATGTTCAACCGGAAGATCTTATTACAACAGCAAAAGAAGTAATTGATGTTCAAAGAGCTAAAAAGATCAATTTTTCTGCTTTGGCTGGTCTTATTATACCATATGGAGGTATTATTATTCCAGCTGTTTTAACCTATCAGACGAGGGATTTAAAAAATAGAGAGCTTGGAAAAAGCATTCTTTGTATCCAGATTATTATATCGGTAATTTTTTCGGTTTTAATGATTATCAGTCCGTTTATTCAAAAGTTATTTCCGTTTACATTTCCACTGTTTATCATTCCTTTAATCCTATTTTTAGGGCTGAAATTATTTATTATCATTATGAATGGAATCAGTCTGAACAAAATCCAGGAGTTAAGTATAAAATTGAAAACCAATTTCTTATAA
- a CDS encoding TonB-dependent receptor domain-containing protein, producing MIRSSECELLMKSITHAHEAEQDDVLTNNIVQWSKPFLIFFFSLISLTQLYAQDLQGGITGKINMVDGQPLRAISVSLLEADRQTLTDDEGYYRFTNINAGSYTLKLQILGSKEIRIPVDVKAGESTILDYQLTKENIQAIQEVVIMKNVNRFSKKESGFVARLPLKNLENPQVYNTVTKELFQEQVAVDLGSISKNVPGAGVPMIANQGRVTFRSRGFETEPNARNGVAGAAFSVIDPVNLERIEAIKGPSATLFGKSVASSYGGVYNRVTKKPYNKFGGEVGYVGGSWDYNRLTVDVNTPVNKDRTALFRLNAAGTFEKSFQDLGFTNSLAIAPSFSYQINDRMSLLLDVEFNQAKGTSVVRFNPYTGSNKTQSIADMKFPYYKNFLGDDLAYETQMMNIFAQLNYKVSENWTSQTIISRARSTINGYISAINGKTDSTASAQVMVGTTSFIATNIQQNFIGDFHIGRFRNRMVVGLDYYNNSNHFDRYHTNTKVFNFVHPSADFRVNRNTIDALTATSVVRKENNSDNTYAAYVSNVFNVTDQLMVMTSLRVDRFQFKGVYDITTGQIKGGLSNSGTQAGPYAQTALSPKLGLVYEILKNKVSLFGNYMNGFNNVSGVDINGNSFKPEYANQLEFGVKGDLFNHRLVGTLSYYNIRVDNILRTNPDDINYSIQDGTQLSKGFEAELTANPFDGLNIVAGYAYNDSKFTNANPSVDGLRPALSGPANMFNFWISYRIPQGKLKGLGIGGGGNMGSSSYQTNTQTAKVIIPSYTMLDLGIFYDQPKYRVGLKFDNITNEKAWSVRLTPQAPARFLGSVSLKF from the coding sequence ATGATACGATCAAGTGAATGTGAGCTTCTGATGAAGTCGATAACCCATGCCCATGAAGCAGAACAGGATGATGTTTTAACAAATAATATAGTACAATGGTCTAAACCATTTCTGATTTTCTTCTTTTCCCTAATAAGTTTAACTCAACTCTATGCGCAGGATCTGCAAGGCGGAATAACCGGTAAGATCAATATGGTGGACGGACAGCCTTTAAGAGCAATCTCCGTCTCATTATTGGAAGCAGATCGCCAGACACTGACAGACGATGAGGGATACTATCGTTTTACCAATATAAACGCAGGCTCCTATACCTTAAAACTACAAATCTTAGGATCTAAAGAAATACGTATTCCTGTTGACGTAAAAGCAGGAGAAAGTACCATACTGGATTATCAACTTACGAAAGAAAATATTCAGGCCATACAGGAAGTGGTTATCATGAAAAATGTCAACAGATTTTCTAAGAAAGAAAGTGGATTTGTGGCAAGACTGCCTTTAAAGAACCTGGAAAATCCTCAGGTTTATAATACGGTCACTAAGGAACTTTTTCAGGAACAGGTTGCTGTAGACCTGGGAAGTATTTCTAAAAATGTACCGGGAGCCGGAGTTCCCATGATTGCGAATCAGGGAAGAGTGACATTCCGTTCAAGAGGATTTGAAACAGAGCCTAATGCAAGAAATGGAGTAGCCGGAGCTGCTTTTTCAGTAATAGATCCTGTCAACTTAGAGCGTATTGAAGCGATAAAAGGACCTTCTGCTACTTTATTTGGAAAGAGTGTGGCTAGCAGCTATGGTGGTGTGTATAACCGTGTAACAAAAAAGCCTTACAATAAGTTTGGAGGTGAAGTGGGATATGTTGGCGGAAGCTGGGATTATAATCGATTGACAGTAGATGTAAATACTCCTGTGAATAAAGACAGAACAGCACTTTTCCGTCTTAATGCTGCCGGAACATTTGAAAAAAGCTTTCAAGACTTAGGGTTTACGAACTCGCTGGCAATTGCCCCAAGTTTTTCTTATCAGATCAACGATCGTATGTCGCTTCTTTTGGATGTAGAGTTTAATCAGGCAAAAGGAACCTCAGTAGTGCGCTTTAATCCTTATACAGGAAGCAACAAAACTCAGTCTATTGCAGATATGAAGTTCCCTTACTATAAAAATTTCCTGGGTGATGATCTTGCTTATGAAACGCAAATGATGAATATCTTTGCTCAACTTAATTATAAAGTATCAGAAAATTGGACCTCCCAGACGATTATATCCCGTGCAAGGTCCACAATCAATGGATATATTTCTGCCATTAACGGGAAGACAGATTCTACCGCAAGTGCTCAGGTAATGGTAGGAACAACTTCATTTATTGCAACGAATATTCAGCAGAACTTTATCGGAGATTTCCATATTGGACGTTTCAGAAACAGAATGGTTGTAGGATTGGATTACTATAATAATTCTAATCATTTTGACCGTTATCATACCAATACAAAGGTGTTTAACTTTGTTCATCCATCGGCAGATTTTAGAGTCAACCGTAATACAATCGATGCCCTTACTGCAACTTCTGTTGTTAGAAAAGAAAATAACAGTGACAATACCTATGCGGCCTACGTATCAAATGTCTTCAATGTAACAGATCAGTTAATGGTAATGACCAGTTTGAGGGTAGACAGATTCCAGTTTAAGGGAGTTTACGACATTACTACAGGTCAGATAAAAGGAGGCTTAAGTAACAGTGGAACCCAAGCAGGGCCTTATGCGCAGACAGCACTTTCTCCTAAGCTGGGACTTGTATATGAAATACTGAAAAATAAAGTTTCCCTGTTTGGAAACTATATGAACGGTTTCAATAATGTAAGTGGAGTAGATATTAATGGAAATTCATTTAAGCCTGAATATGCCAACCAATTGGAATTTGGGGTAAAAGGAGATCTTTTCAATCATAGACTTGTGGGAACGTTGAGTTATTACAATATCCGTGTTGATAATATTTTGAGAACCAATCCGGATGACATCAACTATTCTATACAGGATGGAACTCAATTGAGTAAAGGATTTGAAGCAGAATTAACAGCCAATCCTTTTGATGGACTAAATATCGTAGCAGGATATGCTTATAATGATAGTAAATTTACAAATGCCAATCCTTCTGTTGACGGATTAAGACCAGCATTGTCAGGTCCGGCAAACATGTTCAATTTCTGGATAAGCTACAGAATTCCACAAGGTAAATTAAAAGGCCTTGGAATAGGAGGAGGAGGAAATATGGGATCATCTTCCTATCAAACCAATACACAAACAGCTAAAGTCATTATTCCTTCTTATACAATGCTAGATCTAGGGATTTTCTATGACCAGCCGAAATATAGAGTAGGATTGAAATTTGATAATATCACTAATGAAAAAGCTTGGTCGGTGCGTTTAACGCCGCAGGCACCAGCTCGTTTCTTAGGAAGCGTTTCCTTGAAATTCTAA
- a CDS encoding helix-turn-helix domain-containing protein: MNTRKINYKKIYNDIIDYYKINIDSQTALILNKKTLNSIDIIQLNQMVFNSKIDDRRHRSYDIATIMTILNYQTVNELSNKALASEFNISRNTVTYWKRNRNKYL; this comes from the coding sequence ATGAACACAAGAAAAATAAATTATAAGAAAATATATAATGATATAATAGATTATTATAAAATAAATATCGATTCTCAAACCGCTTTGATCTTAAACAAAAAAACACTTAATTCTATTGACATTATTCAATTGAATCAAATGGTTTTTAATTCTAAGATCGATGATAGAAGACACAGGTCTTACGATATTGCAACAATAATGACAATACTTAATTACCAAACTGTAAATGAGTTATCTAATAAAGCTTTGGCATCAGAATTCAATATCAGCAGGAATACAGTCACTTACTGGAAAAGAAATAGAAATAAATATTTATAA
- a CDS encoding transposase has protein sequence MSLYKNINVGRLVQQLVSESGIEISRICNFMGCTEAEVEEMYHSESLDTLLLLKWSKLLEYDFFRIYSQHLTLYAPPSKKYINKDNQKTVLPVYRKNIYTPELIQYIIERLQKKELSSIEIIEKYNIPKTTLYKWMKKYIE, from the coding sequence ATGTCATTATATAAAAATATTAATGTCGGAAGATTAGTTCAACAGTTAGTTTCAGAAAGCGGGATAGAAATATCCCGTATCTGTAATTTTATGGGATGTACCGAAGCAGAGGTTGAAGAAATGTACCATTCTGAAAGTCTAGATACTTTGTTATTATTAAAGTGGAGTAAATTATTAGAATATGATTTTTTTAGAATTTACAGTCAGCATCTTACCCTTTATGCTCCTCCAAGTAAAAAATACATTAATAAAGATAATCAGAAAACAGTGCTTCCGGTTTACAGAAAAAACATTTATACCCCTGAGCTCATACAATATATTATTGAAAGATTACAGAAAAAAGAACTTTCATCCATTGAAATAATAGAAAAGTATAATATTCCCAAAACAACACTTTACAAATGGATGAAAAAATATATAGAATAA